A window of Maioricimonas rarisocia genomic DNA:
CGGACCGTTGCCGTCCGGATTGCGAGCCCCCAGCCAGGTGCCGGCACCGCAACGAAACTCCCGTTCTCCCACCAGAAACGTGTTGGACGAGCCATCGGTGATGTCACGCATCTTGACGGAGCTGCCCGTATAGAGAAGGCCGAACGGGTGACGATCGGTCGTATCATCCGGGACCCGGATGTCGCCGGCCACGCCCCCGTGGTTACCCGGGTAGTTCAGCGTGGGCGGTCGCCACGAGTTGTCGGGACCGTTGGCCAGACCGTTGAAGTGGTTTCGCACCATGCCGTTCTGCAGCCGGGGTCCGGTCTGGTCACTGGGGCATTGGTACACGCTTATCGGCGGAAAGGCATCATCCATGGCACTGGCCCCGCCGACTGCAAAGACGGCCTCGATCGTCGCGTGCAGCGACCGTCCGGTGACGTCCAGCTGGTTGTAAACCGGCGCCTGGTCGAGGTAGGGCAGAATCAGCGCCGACCAGCCCCAGGACTCGAATTCGGGCGTCGCCGTGACGTTGTTCGCGTTGTACGTGGCGGACGTTCCGGAGGGGAGTGCACCGTGCACGTCCATGTAGTTGTGCAGAGCCAGGCCAACGTTGTGCAGATTGTTGCGACACTGCGTCCGCCTCGCCGCCTCGCGCGCCTGCTGCACGGCCGGCAGCAGCAGCGCGATCAGGATTGCGATAATCGCAATCACGACGAGCAGCTCAATCAGGGTGAATCCGCGAG
This region includes:
- a CDS encoding DUF1559 domain-containing protein — its product is MNRSVRGSRGFTLIELLVVIAIIAILIALLLPAVQQAREAARRTQCRNNLHNVGLALHNYMDVHGALPSGTSATYNANNVTATPEFESWGWSALILPYLDQAPVYNQLDVTGRSLHATIEAVFAVGGASAMDDAFPPISVYQCPSDQTGPRLQNGMVRNHFNGLANGPDNSWRPPTLNYPGNHGGVAGDIRVPDDTTDRHPFGLLYTGSSVKMRDITDGSSNTFLVGEREFRCGAGTWLGARNPDGNGPHGNDYNLARIRIPLNDPLNTGNDRCTDGFSSAHEGGAFFLMADGSVRFVSENIDFNNAGAPERNDNGINWPGDVGGAAGLNNLGTYQRLGMRRDGLPVSDF